In Klebsiella aerogenes, the DNA window GCGTTAGCTGATGGGCGCGTGGAGTTAGCTATCGGTGCAACACGTTCAATTCCTGTCGGGGGACGCTACGCCTTCCGTGATATGGGAATGCTTAACTGGCACTGCGTGGTGGCCAGCCATCATCCGCTGGCGCAGATGGAAGGGGCGCTCAGCGATGACGTGTTGCGCAACTGGCCGTCGCTGGTGCGCGAAGATACTTCACGCTCGCTGCCGAAGCGCACAACCTGGCTTCTGGATAATCAGAAACGAGTCGTGGTGCCGGATTGGGAATCCTCGGCTACCTGCCTTTCGGCAGGACTCTGCGTCGGGATGGTGCCGGGCCACTTTGCGCGTCCACGTATTGATAGCGGCGAATGGACGGCGCTGACGCTGGAAAACCCATTCCCGGATGCCGCCTGCTGTCTGACGTGGCAACAGAGCGATGCCTCACCGGCATTAAGCTGGTTACTGGGCTATCTTGGCGACAGCGAGACGTTGAACCGGGAATGGTTGCGGGCGCCGGAATAACCGACGCCGGAAGGGCGCTTAGCGGCGGTAATCGACGAAAGGACCGTCGGCGACCGAACGACGTTCGATCAGTCGCGGGTGTACTTCAATGGACTGCGACTCTTCGCGTTTATTAACAATACGATCGAGCAGCATATTGAAGGCCGCTTCCCCGAGCGAATCCTTCGGCTGGTGGATGGTGGTCAGCGCCGGACTGAAGTAGCGGGCGTTGCGCACATTATCATAACCGATCAGTGAAATGTCCTGCGGCACGCGCAAACCCATTTCGTCGGCCGCGCAGATCGCTCCCATCGCCATGATATCGCCGCCGCAGAAAACGGCAGTCGGGCGATGATGCTGATTCAGAATCTGCTGCATCGCGCGGTAGCCGGACTCCGGTTCAAAGTCGCCCTGAACCACCCAGTTTTCCGGCACGTTGATATGCGCTTCCTTCATCGCCTGCATAAACCCGGCCAGGCGTCCTGCGCCGGTATTACGCTCAAGCGGCCCTGGAATGACGCCAATCTCACGGTGCCCGCGTTCGATCAGGTAACGGCCGGCGATATAGCCGCCTTCAAAGGCGTTATCGATAACCGAGTCGGTGAAGTCCGCTTTCGCTTCGCCCCAGTCCATGACCACCATCGGAATATGGCGGTACTCTTCCAGCATGCTCAGTACGGACTCCGGATACTCGGAACACATCACCAGTAAGCCGTCTACGCGCTTCTGCGCCATCATCGACAGATAGGCGCGTTGCTTCTCCGGATCGTTCCACGCGTTGCCCAGAATCAGGGTATAACCTTTCTGGAAGCAGCTTTTCTCTACGGATTCGATAATTTCAGCGAAATAGGCCGCTTCGCTGCTGGTAGCCAGCAAACCGATCGATTTGGTGTGATTGACTTTTAGACTACGGGCCACGGCGCTCGGCGAATAGTGCAATTCTTTGATTGCCGCCCAGACTGCGTTGCGCGTCTCTTCCGCCACAAAACGAGTTTTGTTAATCACATGTGATACAGTTGTAGTGGAAACGTTTGCGCGTTTCGCCACATCTTTAATAGTTGCCATTACTTCTCACTCCAGACCTTGACCTGATCGTCTGATTATCAATACGTAAACGTTTGCCTATACACACCCTGTATACAATGCTCAACATTGCAACACCCGGGAAAACGACACAGAACGACAGGAAGGGGTCAATGGCCGATACGCTTTCAAATTAGCGTGGGATTTTGTCCGATCTTGGGGCAAAGGGGAAGAGCAAAAATGTGCATCACCCTAAATCCGGGGAGATTTTTGCATTATTTTGTGCAAAAATGAGCAAGCTCACTTTTCGTGTGGGGATAATCAGGGGAGAAAATTGATGAGTACAGATTTAAAGTTTTCGCTGATCACGACGATTATTGTTCTGGGTCTGATCGTCGCAGCCGGCCTGACGGCGGTACTACACTGATTTCACGGCGGGGGGGATTATTCCCTCCCGTTCTGCCATTATTCGCAAATCTGCAATAATCTTTTGTCATTTCGTTTACTTCTGTTTTTCTGTGATTGATGTCATCCTTTTGGCTTCTGATGCAATGCCGTGAATAAATGCGGCCTGATGGAGTCACTGAATGAAAATCAACTTTCCCTTATTAGCTTTGGCGATCGGTGCCTTCGGTATCGGTACGACCGAGTTTTCCCCGATGGGATTGCTGCCGGTCATCGCCAAAGGCGTAGACGTCTCTATCCCGGCGGCGGGGATGCTGATTAGCGCCTACGCCATTGGCGTAATGGTCGGGGCGCCATTAATGACTTTATTGCTGTCGCACCGTTCGCGCCGCAATGCGTTAATCTTCCTGATGGGTATTTTCACCCTCGGTAACGTACTTTCTTCTATTGCGCCGGATTACACCACGCTGATGCTGTCGCGTATTATTACCAGCCTCAACCATGGCGCGTTCTTTGGCCTTGGTTCGGTGGTTGCCGCGAGCGTGGTGCCGAAACACAAACAGGCCAGCGCCGTCGCCACCATGTTTATGGGGCTGACCATTGCCAATATCGGTGGCGTACCGGTAGCCACCTGGCTTGGTGAAACCATTGGCTGGAGAATGTCATTCCTCGCCACGGCGGGTCTGGGGCTGATCTCGATGATAAGCCTGTGGTTCTCTCTGCCGAAAGGAAGCGCAGGCGAGCGCCCGAATGTGAAGCGCGAACTGTCGGTACTGATGCGACCTCAGGTGCTGTCCGCCTTGTTAACCACCGTTCTTGGCGCAGGGGCGATGTTCACGCTGTACACCTATATTTCTCCGGTGCTGCACACTATCACTCACGCCGCGCCGCTGTTTGTTACCGCGATGCTGGTGTTGATTGGTATCGGTTTCTCGCTCGGGAATTACCTGGGGGGGAAATTCGCCGACCGTTCTGTTTCCGCCACCCTGAAAGGCTTTCTGCTGCTACTGATCGCTATTATGCTGGCTATTCCGCTGCTGGTGCAGTCGCAACTGGGTGCCGCCGTGAGTATGGTGGTCTGGGGCGCGGCAACCTTCGCGGTCGTTCCGCCGTTGCAGATGCGTGTGATGCGAGTAGCGCATGAAGCTCCCGGCCTGTCGTCTTCAGTCAACATTGGCGCGTTCAACATGGGCAACGCGCTGGGCGCGGCAGCGGGCGGTGCGGTAATTTCCGGCGGTCTGGGCTACACCTTTGTTCCGGTGATGGGCGCGATTATTGCCGGACTGGCATTGGTGGTCGTGCTGCTGGGCGGACGTGCTCAGCCAGAAGAGGCATTGGCGAAAAACTAAGCTTCATTGAGATGAAAAAAAACCGCAGAGGGGAGAACCCTGCTGCGGTTTTTGTTTTTATGCAGCCAGATTGGCGGCAACAAACTTCCAGTTAACCAGCGCCCAGAAGTGTTCCAGATAGTTAGGACGGGCATTGCGGTAGTCGATGTAGTAGGCGTGTTCCCACACATCAACGGTCAGCAGCGGCGTAGCGTCGGTGGTCAGCGGGGTGCCAGCGTTGCTGGTGGAAACGATAGCCAGGCTGCCGTCCGCATTTTTCACAAGCCAGGTCCAGCCAGCGCCAAAGTTTTTCGCGGCTGCATCGGTGAATTTCGCTTTAAACTCAGCGAAGCTGCCGAAGGATTTGGCAATGGCTGCCGCCAGGTCGCCTTCCGGCTCACCGCCGGCGTTCGGCGCCAGGCAGTTCCAGTAGAAGGTGTGGTTCCAGACCTGCGCGGCGTTATTGAAGACGCCACCTTCAGAAGAGCGAACGATCTCTTCCAGGGATTTGCCTTCAAAAGCTGTGTCTTTGATCAGGTTGTTGAGGTTGGTCACGTAGGCCTGGTGGTGCTTACCGTAGTGGTATTCCAGGGTTTCTGCGGAAATGTGCGGCGCCAGGGCGTCTTTTGCATATGGTAATGCAGGTAATTCGAACGACATTGCTACTCTCCTTATAACTTTTTGTTTTTTCTCACATTAATTAGGTGATGGCTAACCTGAATACAGCATTGTCTGTACTTCGCTGTCGCGAGTGTGACATGTTATTGTGTTGAGAATGTTAACATTTGCTGAAGGCAGTTAAAAGACTTACAACAAGAAAGGTTATTGGTTGCCGCGTGGGGGGATTGCCGCCGTAGCGGCAAACTGAGCTTAAGCGCACATTTTTAGCGAATGGTTTTTGGCGTCATCACGCGGCGTGCGCCGACATAGTGACGAACCCAGTAATCTTCGCTTAATGAGGTTATCTGAATATCGCGGCCGGTACGCGGCGACTGAATAAACTTACCGTTGCCGACGTAGACGCCAACGTGGTCGGCGGTGCCGCGTCCGCGGGTGCGGAAGAAGACCAGAT includes these proteins:
- the sodB gene encoding superoxide dismutase [Fe]: MSFELPALPYAKDALAPHISAETLEYHYGKHHQAYVTNLNNLIKDTAFEGKSLEEIVRSSEGGVFNNAAQVWNHTFYWNCLAPNAGGEPEGDLAAAIAKSFGSFAEFKAKFTDAAAKNFGAGWTWLVKNADGSLAIVSTSNAGTPLTTDATPLLTVDVWEHAYYIDYRNARPNYLEHFWALVNWKFVAANLAA
- the punR gene encoding DNA-binding transcriptional activator PunR, which codes for MWSEYSLEVVDAVARNGSFSAAAQELHRVPSAVSYTVRQLEEWLAVPLFERRHRDVELTPAGVWFLQEGRSVIKKMQITRQQCQQIANGWRGQLSIAVDDIVKPARMRQMIVDFYRHFTDVELIVFQEVFNGVWDALADGRVELAIGATRSIPVGGRYAFRDMGMLNWHCVVASHHPLAQMEGALSDDVLRNWPSLVREDTSRSLPKRTTWLLDNQKRVVVPDWESSATCLSAGLCVGMVPGHFARPRIDSGEWTALTLENPFPDAACCLTWQQSDASPALSWLLGYLGDSETLNREWLRAPE
- the purR gene encoding HTH-type transcriptional repressor PurR, producing the protein MATIKDVAKRANVSTTTVSHVINKTRFVAEETRNAVWAAIKELHYSPSAVARSLKVNHTKSIGLLATSSEAAYFAEIIESVEKSCFQKGYTLILGNAWNDPEKQRAYLSMMAQKRVDGLLVMCSEYPESVLSMLEEYRHIPMVVMDWGEAKADFTDSVIDNAFEGGYIAGRYLIERGHREIGVIPGPLERNTGAGRLAGFMQAMKEAHINVPENWVVQGDFEPESGYRAMQQILNQHHRPTAVFCGGDIMAMGAICAADEMGLRVPQDISLIGYDNVRNARYFSPALTTIHQPKDSLGEAAFNMLLDRIVNKREESQSIEVHPRLIERRSVADGPFVDYRR
- a CDS encoding YnhF family membrane protein, whose translation is MSTDLKFSLITTIIVLGLIVAAGLTAVLH
- a CDS encoding MFS transporter, coding for MKINFPLLALAIGAFGIGTTEFSPMGLLPVIAKGVDVSIPAAGMLISAYAIGVMVGAPLMTLLLSHRSRRNALIFLMGIFTLGNVLSSIAPDYTTLMLSRIITSLNHGAFFGLGSVVAASVVPKHKQASAVATMFMGLTIANIGGVPVATWLGETIGWRMSFLATAGLGLISMISLWFSLPKGSAGERPNVKRELSVLMRPQVLSALLTTVLGAGAMFTLYTYISPVLHTITHAAPLFVTAMLVLIGIGFSLGNYLGGKFADRSVSATLKGFLLLLIAIMLAIPLLVQSQLGAAVSMVVWGAATFAVVPPLQMRVMRVAHEAPGLSSSVNIGAFNMGNALGAAAGGAVISGGLGYTFVPVMGAIIAGLALVVVLLGGRAQPEEALAKN